From Microbacterium croceum, a single genomic window includes:
- the gdhA gene encoding NADP-specific glutamate dehydrogenase → MTATTSAFHPLATAVQPVFDTVLTRSPHEPEFHQAVHEVLHSIAPVLDRHPEYVDGGILDRLVEPERQILFRVPWIDDSGKLQVNRGYRIQFSSVLGPYKGGLRFHPSVNLSIIKFLGFEQIFKNALTGQGIGGGKGGSDFDPHGKSDAEVMRFCQSFMNELYRHLGEHTDVPAGDIGVGGREIGYLFGQYRKVTNRHESGMFTGKGTGWGGAEVRTEATGYGAVFFAQEMLAVHSDSLAGKRVGISGSGNVAIYAIQKATQLGATAVTASDSSGYVVDDAGIDLDLLRQLKEVERARIVEYANRRPSARFVEGGSVWEVPVDIAVPSATQNEVSLADAETLIANGVRAVSEGANMPCVPEAVEAFQKAGVLFAPGKAANAGGVATSALEMSQNASRQRWTFGDSENKLREIMADIHSAAFDAAERHDVAGDYVAGANIAGFERVAAAMLAQGVI, encoded by the coding sequence GTGACCGCAACGACTTCCGCCTTCCATCCGCTCGCCACCGCCGTACAACCCGTGTTCGACACCGTGCTGACGCGCAGCCCGCACGAACCGGAGTTCCACCAGGCCGTGCACGAGGTGCTGCACTCCATCGCACCGGTGCTCGATCGACACCCGGAGTACGTCGACGGCGGCATCCTCGATCGTCTGGTCGAGCCGGAGCGCCAGATCCTCTTCCGCGTGCCGTGGATCGACGACAGCGGCAAGCTGCAGGTCAACCGCGGCTACCGCATCCAGTTCTCCTCGGTGCTCGGCCCGTACAAGGGCGGACTCCGTTTCCACCCCTCGGTGAACCTCTCGATCATCAAGTTCCTGGGCTTCGAGCAGATCTTCAAGAACGCGCTCACGGGTCAGGGCATCGGCGGCGGCAAGGGCGGGTCGGATTTCGACCCCCACGGCAAGTCCGACGCCGAGGTCATGCGCTTCTGCCAGTCGTTCATGAACGAGCTCTACCGTCACCTCGGCGAGCACACCGACGTCCCCGCGGGCGACATCGGTGTCGGTGGCCGTGAGATCGGCTACCTCTTCGGCCAGTACCGCAAGGTCACCAACCGTCACGAGTCCGGCATGTTCACGGGCAAGGGCACCGGATGGGGCGGCGCAGAGGTGCGCACCGAGGCCACCGGCTACGGCGCGGTGTTCTTCGCGCAGGAGATGCTCGCGGTTCACAGCGACTCGCTCGCGGGCAAGCGCGTCGGCATCTCGGGATCCGGCAACGTCGCGATCTACGCGATCCAGAAGGCGACCCAGCTCGGGGCGACCGCCGTCACGGCATCCGACTCCTCCGGCTACGTCGTCGACGACGCCGGCATCGACCTCGACCTGCTCCGTCAGCTCAAGGAGGTCGAGCGCGCTCGCATCGTCGAGTACGCGAACCGCCGCCCCAGCGCCCGCTTCGTCGAGGGCGGCAGCGTCTGGGAGGTTCCGGTTGACATCGCCGTGCCGTCCGCAACGCAGAACGAGGTGAGCCTGGCCGACGCCGAGACGCTCATCGCCAACGGCGTTCGCGCCGTCTCCGAGGGCGCCAATATGCCCTGCGTTCCCGAGGCCGTCGAGGCGTTCCAGAAGGCCGGAGTGCTCTTCGCTCCCGGCAAGGCGGCCAACGCCGGTGGCGTCGCGACCTCTGCCTTGGAGATGAGCCAGAACGCGTCCCGTCAGCGCTGGACCTTCGGCGACAGCGAGAACAAGCTGCGCGAGATCATGGCCGACATCCACAGCGCCGCCTTCGACGCGGCCGAGCGTCACGATGTCGCGGGTGACTACGTGGCAGGGGCGAACATCGCCGGCTTCGAGCGCGTGGCCGCCGCGATGCTCGCCCAGGGCGTCATCTGA
- a CDS encoding phosphoenolpyruvate carboxylase has product MTPEHTFPEPTNTEAIRVIGRFEAGRGIPDAMRNDVRMLGVLLGQVLREAGGDDLFEDVERLRLATIQAYDEETPDAFDRAAAIAESFTVARADQVARAFTCYFHLVNLAEEHQRVRVLRERAGQPGREDAADTVATAYARLKSEVGEDEALRRLEGLRFHPVFTAHPTEARRRAVSSSIRRLSDLLTQHDAASAGGAEAHRAQRRMLEEIDTLWRTAPLRSQKPSPTDEVRTVMGVFDETLFTTVPHVYRRIDDALRGEDSGSSAPIVPAFVRVGSWVGGDRDGNPFVTASVTREASDIAADHVLRGLERAHERIGRTLTLDAEGTPPSTEVIALWERFAAAEPGIAGELATRSPDEPHRRALLVLARRIAATRIGEGELRYSGPEELLADLRSVQSSLVAAGAKRHAFGGVQHLIWQVETYGFHLTELEVRQHSQVHAKALAELEAGAAISAQTEEVLEVFRVIADIQRDRGLRAAGRYVVSFTQAASDLANVHRLAKHALGDDAPVLDVVPLFETFADLQAAPAILAEAVTFPEFRARMAETGNKLEVMLGYSDSSKDVGPVAANLALYEAQEKIAQWAQESDIELTLFHGRGGALGRGGGPANSAILAQPPHSVDGRFKLTEQGEVIFARYGEPAIAMRHIDQVAAATLLASSPTVEARTSGAAARYAEVAATMDAASRERFFSLVKAEGFAPWFATVTPLEEIGLLALGSRPARRGLSVESLEDLRAIPWVFAWTQARINLAGWFGLGTALQAVGDEALLVEAYREWPLLRTMIDNVAMSLAKTDERIARQYLALGDRDDLAALVLDELALTREWVIRLTGGDGLLVNKPVLQRAVQLRSPYVDALSLLQLRALRALRSAGDTEATGSGADAEQQRLLLLSVSGVAAGLQNTG; this is encoded by the coding sequence GTGACCCCCGAACACACCTTCCCCGAGCCCACGAACACCGAGGCCATCCGCGTGATCGGCCGCTTCGAGGCCGGCCGCGGCATTCCCGATGCGATGCGCAACGACGTCAGGATGCTCGGCGTCCTGCTCGGACAGGTGCTGCGCGAAGCCGGCGGCGACGACCTGTTCGAAGACGTCGAGCGCCTGCGACTCGCGACGATCCAGGCCTACGACGAGGAGACTCCGGACGCCTTCGACCGCGCTGCCGCGATCGCGGAGTCGTTCACGGTCGCGCGGGCCGACCAGGTCGCCCGTGCCTTCACCTGCTACTTCCACCTGGTGAACCTCGCTGAGGAGCACCAGAGGGTGCGCGTGCTGCGCGAGCGGGCGGGCCAGCCCGGCCGGGAGGATGCGGCAGACACGGTCGCCACCGCGTACGCGCGGCTGAAGAGCGAGGTCGGAGAGGACGAGGCCCTCCGTCGGCTGGAGGGTCTCCGCTTCCACCCGGTCTTCACCGCGCACCCCACCGAGGCGCGGCGTCGCGCAGTCTCGTCGAGCATCCGCCGCCTGTCCGACCTGCTGACCCAGCACGACGCGGCGAGCGCCGGCGGAGCCGAAGCGCATCGCGCCCAGCGCCGCATGCTCGAGGAGATCGACACGCTGTGGCGTACCGCCCCGCTGCGCTCCCAGAAGCCCTCTCCGACGGATGAGGTGCGCACCGTCATGGGTGTCTTCGACGAGACGCTCTTCACCACCGTCCCGCATGTGTACCGCCGCATCGACGACGCACTCCGCGGCGAGGACTCCGGATCCAGCGCACCCATCGTCCCGGCATTCGTCCGCGTCGGGTCCTGGGTCGGCGGCGACCGTGACGGCAACCCGTTCGTGACCGCGTCGGTCACGCGTGAGGCGTCGGACATCGCGGCCGATCACGTGCTCCGCGGACTCGAGCGCGCGCACGAGCGCATCGGCCGCACACTGACCCTGGACGCCGAGGGCACTCCTCCCAGCACCGAGGTGATCGCCCTGTGGGAGCGCTTCGCCGCCGCGGAGCCCGGCATCGCCGGAGAGCTCGCCACCCGTTCCCCTGACGAGCCGCACCGCCGTGCACTCCTGGTGCTCGCCCGCCGCATCGCCGCGACCAGGATCGGAGAGGGCGAGCTGCGCTACTCCGGCCCCGAGGAGCTTCTGGCCGACCTGCGCAGCGTGCAGTCGTCGCTCGTCGCCGCGGGTGCGAAGCGCCATGCCTTCGGCGGCGTGCAGCATCTGATCTGGCAGGTCGAGACGTACGGCTTCCATCTGACCGAGCTCGAAGTGCGCCAGCACTCCCAGGTGCACGCGAAGGCTCTCGCCGAGCTCGAGGCCGGAGCGGCGATCAGTGCGCAGACCGAGGAGGTGCTGGAGGTCTTCCGCGTGATCGCCGACATCCAGCGCGACCGCGGTCTGCGTGCGGCCGGACGCTACGTGGTCTCGTTCACGCAGGCGGCCTCCGACCTCGCGAATGTGCACCGGCTCGCGAAGCACGCGCTCGGTGACGATGCCCCTGTGCTCGACGTGGTCCCCCTGTTCGAGACCTTCGCCGACCTTCAGGCCGCGCCCGCGATCCTCGCCGAAGCCGTGACCTTCCCCGAGTTCCGGGCGCGCATGGCCGAGACCGGCAACAAGCTGGAGGTCATGCTCGGATACTCCGACTCGTCGAAGGACGTCGGCCCCGTCGCCGCGAACCTCGCGCTCTACGAAGCGCAGGAGAAGATCGCGCAGTGGGCGCAGGAGTCCGACATCGAGCTCACTCTGTTCCACGGCCGCGGTGGCGCACTGGGCCGCGGCGGCGGACCGGCCAACTCCGCGATCCTCGCGCAGCCCCCGCACTCGGTGGACGGCCGCTTCAAGCTCACCGAGCAGGGCGAGGTCATCTTCGCGCGCTATGGCGAGCCCGCCATCGCGATGCGCCACATCGACCAGGTCGCCGCCGCCACGCTGCTGGCCTCCTCGCCGACGGTCGAGGCGCGCACCAGCGGCGCAGCGGCCCGGTACGCCGAGGTCGCGGCCACCATGGATGCGGCATCGCGTGAGCGCTTCTTCTCACTCGTGAAGGCAGAGGGCTTCGCTCCGTGGTTCGCCACTGTCACCCCGCTCGAGGAGATCGGGCTGCTGGCTCTCGGCTCCCGTCCCGCACGCCGTGGGCTCTCGGTGGAATCGCTCGAGGATCTGCGGGCGATCCCATGGGTGTTCGCGTGGACTCAGGCACGCATCAACCTCGCCGGCTGGTTCGGGCTGGGCACTGCGCTCCAGGCCGTCGGCGACGAAGCGCTGCTCGTCGAGGCGTACCGCGAGTGGCCGCTGCTGCGCACCATGATCGACAACGTGGCGATGAGCCTCGCCAAGACCGATGAGCGCATCGCCCGGCAGTACCTCGCGCTCGGCGACCGCGACGACCTCGCCGCGCTGGTGCTCGACGAACTCGCTCTGACGCGCGAGTGGGTCATCAGGCTCACCGGTGGTGACGGACTGCTGGTCAACAAGCCCGTGCTCCAGCGGGCCGTGCAGTTGCGCAGCCCCTACGTCGACGCCCTGTCGCTTCTGCAGCTGCGCGCTCTTCGCGCCCTGCGCTCGGCCGGCGACACCGAAGCGACCGGCTCCGGCGCGGACGCCGAACAACAGCGGCTTCTGTTGCTCTCGGTCAGCGGAGTCGCTGCCGGCCTGCAGAACACCGGGTGA